A single region of the Lycium barbarum isolate Lr01 chromosome 2, ASM1917538v2, whole genome shotgun sequence genome encodes:
- the LOC132628926 gene encoding uncharacterized protein LOC132628926 yields the protein MASVEPTIASTVAAADSAKTAWDTLYATYANRSQTRVFGLRDQLARIAKDSRSITEYLQTIRSFSDELATVGAPVSNPELIVKILSGLGPEFREISAAIRARDTNVTYEELFEKLLDHELFLCHEDAKKLSNPITVAVATNTNYRNNRRQNNNFQNGRQNSHSNTQPQRQPNTSPNTVVRYQLCNRIGHTA from the coding sequence ATGGCCTCTGTTGAACCTACCATTGCCTCCACTGTTGCTGCAGCCGACTCGGCTAAAACAGCTTGGGACACCTTGTATGCCACCTATGCAAATAGGTCTCAAACCAGGGTCTTCGGCCTGCGTGATCAACTTGCCCGCATCGCTAAAGACTCTCGCTCCATCACCGAATATCTTCAAACTATTCGGTCCTTCTCAGATGAGTTAGCCACTGTGGGTGCCCCTGTGTCCAACCCCGAACTCATCGTCAAAATACTCAGTGGTCTAGGCCCTGAGTTTCGTGAGATCTCTGCTGCCATTCGTGCACGTGACACAAATGTCACCTATGAGGAATTGTTTGAAAAGTTACTGGATCATGAACTCTTCCTCTGTCACGAGGATGCTAAGAAACTATCCAACCCTATCACTGTTGCAGTTGCCACAAACACCAATTATCGCAACAATCGCAGGCAGAACAATAATTTCCAGAATGGGCGCCAGAATTCACACTCTAACACTCAACCACAGCGACAGCCAAACACGAGCCCAAATACTGTTGTTCGCTACCAACTATGTAACAGGATTGGCCACACCGCCTGA